GGTGGGCCAGCTTGGAGATGGCGCCGATGTGGTCGAGGTGGCCGTGGGTCGGCACGATGGCCCGGACGGTGCCGTCGATGTCGGACATGACGCGGTCGTCGGGGATGGCGTCCATGTCGATCAGATCGAGGCTGTGCATCCGCTCGGTCTGGATGTCGTCGTGGATCAGTACCTTCGAGAGGTTGAGGCCCATGTCGAAGACGACGATGTCGTCTCCGGCACGGACGGCCGTCATCTGGCGGCCGACTTCCTCGTAGCCGCCGATAGTTGCGATTTCGATTTCCATAGTGGGGTCCGATCGGAGCGATCCCAGAACCCATCTCAGAGTCCGCCAACGGAGGAGAGCAGGCCGAACGGACGCCGTCGACAGCGACACAGAATGGAGCGCGACGGAGTCGTGGACGGCCTTCCCGGGGACAACGCGTCTCGGTTACGTCGACATCCGCGACCGCGGCGTAAATAGTTCCCGGAACGACCGCCGATCGGTGACCCGAACACCCCCTCGCGGGAGACCAGCGGTGGTGCGTCGCCACGGCTCGGCGGGCCACGTCGGTCCCGCCGCGGACCGGGAGAACCCGTCTGTTCGCACTGACCGGCACGGCGCCCCCGCCCGCGCGGACGACGGCTCCGAAGAGCGGGGCCGGCGACGCGGCGATCGCCACTGCGTGGGAACGAGCGGTAGACCCAACACCTTCGACCGCGGCCGTACGCCCATGACCGGAACGACGCTGTACGACCGGCTCGGCGGTCGCGAGGGGATCGAGGCGGTCGTCGACGAGTTCTACGACCGGCTGCTCGACGACGACGAGCTCGGCCCGTTCTTCGAGGACGCGGATATCGAGATGCTGCGGCGGACCCAGGCGGACTTCCTCTGCGAGGCCGCCGGCGGACCCCAGACCTACGACGCGGCGCCGGTCCGGGAGGCCCACCTCCACGTTCCGTTCACCGAGGCGCACATCCGCCGAGCGATCGACGTGCTGGAGGCGACGCTCGCGGCGTTCGACGTGTCCGACGACGACGCCGACAGAGTGGTCCAGGCGATCGCGGCCTACGAGGCCGACCTCCTGGCGACGCCGGCCGACGACGCCGGGGACTGAGCGCCCCACTCGCGGGTGCAGTGCGATCGGCCGCGCCGTCGGCGCCGCCGTCGGTTCCGCGGGCGCGGCGAGTCAGTCGTCGGGTCGCCGGGCGAGACGCGATTCCGTCGCTCGGACCGGGCGGATAGCGGTTTCGGCGGATCCCGCCCGCTGGATAGCGGTCTCGCCGTCGTCGACCGGTCGAATGGCCGTCGAGGACGGCCGGACCGGTGCAGGGATGCCCCGCAGTCGGTGGTCCGCGGCGACGTGGCGGGAGCGGTCGTCCGGGCCGATGCGCCGGTCGCAGTCGAGGCAGTACCAGCGGTCGGTCGTGGCGAGGTGGTGGTCGTGCGTCCGGGTCATGGTCGGTCGCTCGCTGGTCGTCCGTCGGCGTCGCCGTTCGCGAGCGGTCGTTCTCGCTCGCGCGGACGCCGCTCGATAGTCACTCGGTGCTCGACGCCCTGTTCGCGCCTGTGGGCGCGTTCCGTCGATAGCGCCGCCGCGACCGTGGGCGCTTCGGCGGTGAACGAACACGTCTCGCAGTCGACGCTGAACCGCGCCATCGCCTCGGTCAGTCGCTCCCGACCGCCGACCGCGGCCGGTCGGCGATCCGATCGTAGGCGGTCGGTTCGGACGACTCGCCGGCGAACTCGACGGCGAACCCCTCCTCGCCCATCGTCACCACGGCGCCGTCGAAGCACAGCTCGTAGACGTTCTTCGGCCGGCAGTCCTCCGGCAGCCGGTTTTTCTCCGCGACGAGGTCGGCCTCCTGGAGCCGGTTGACCTTCCGATAGGCCGTCGACAGCGGGATGTTACACTCCTCGGACAGCTCCGGGATGGTCTTGGCCTCCGCGCGGACGGCGTCGAGGATCGTCTTGCAGTCCTCGTCACCCACCGCGTCCAGAAACGCTCGCTCTCTACCCTCTGACATCTGTGTTTACGCCTTGACCGCCGGGAGCCATAGCCGACGGACCTAGCTCACTAGCGACGGAAAACCGACGATAGTCGGAGGGCGCTAGTCAACTAGCGTCCGACTCGTGTCACGCCCGACGGGGCGCGTCCTCGGCGTCGACGAGGAGTTCGAGGACCTTTCTGGTGCCCTCGCGGACGTGTCGGTAGAACGTGGGCGAGGCGATACCGAGCACGTCCGCGAGCTCCTCGCCGGTGGAGTGGCGCGGGGAGGCGAAGAAGCCGGCGTGGTAGGCGAGCGCGAGCGCCTCGCGCTGGCGGTCGGTCAGCCGCTCCTCGACGGCGGTCCGGGTCAGCTCGACGGTCCGCACGTCGCGGTCGCGGGTCCGCTTGGCGGCGAAGACGGTGTCCTCGCCGGCGGCCTCGACCGCGGTGATGAGCGTCTCCACGTCCGAGCGGGGCGCGGTCTCGCAGCGGACCGTCGCGACCTCGCCGGTCGTCTCGAAGGCGCGGACGGTCGCGCCGTGTTCGACCAGCGCGGCCACGGGGTCGGCGCCGCCGGTCACCTCGACGACGCCCGTCTCGCCGTGGGCCTCGACCACCCGGGCCCCGGCCACGTCGTTGCGCTCGCCGAGCGCCTCGGCGACCGCTTCGGGTCGAGCGCCGTCGACGGCGACGTAGGCGACGTACCCCGCCGCGGCGGGCGCGACGCCGTCCAGCGAGAGCCGACAGCCCAGCTCGCCCGCGACGCTCGCGGTCGGCGAGTCGCGGGCGCCGACCTCGAACTCCAGTTCGACGACCGTGTCGGTGTGGAGCAGCTGCCGGTTCTCGGCGGCGTTGATCGCGTGGCCGACCCGCTCGCCGAGCTCGGCCAACAGTCCCCGCTCGTACTCGTCGAAGGCGTCGGGCCGCGCCGAGTAGACGGTGACGACCCCGAGGACCGAGTCCCCGTAGACGGCCGGGACCACCGCCTGGGACTGGAAGCCGTGGGCCAGCGCGCGCTCGCGGCGCGGCCCGCCGCTGGGCGCCGTCGTGAGGTCTCGAACGGCCTGCACCTCGCCGTCGGCGACCGCGCGGCGGTAGAGATCGTCCCCACTCTCGTCGCCGATCCCGAGGTCGAGTCCCTCGACGAAGTCGTCGTCGACGCCGGCCCACTCGCGGGGCGCGACCTCGTCGGCCGCGGCGTTGTGGTCGCCGATCCACGCCGCGAGGTACGCCTCGGAGGCGGCCAGCCCCTCGCAGACGCCGCGGTCGACGGCCTCGCGGGTGTCCGCGCGCGCGAGCTCGCGGTTGATCGGTCGCAGGCTCTCGATGATCTGTTTGATCCGCCGCAGGGAGTTGCGCTGGCTGCGCAGTTCCCGCTCGCGGCGCTTCTGGTCGGTGACCTCGTCGTTGACGGCGACGAACCGCTCGATGGTCCCCGAGCCGTCGACGATGGGGGCGATGGTCTGGTTGACGACGTAGGGCTCGCCGGACTTGCGCCGGTTGCGCACCTCGCCGGTCCACACCTCCCCGTCGCGGATCGTCGCCCAGAGGTCGGCGAAGAAGGCGTCGTCGTGCTCGCCGGAGTTGAGGATCGAGGGGTCGGCCCCGACGGCCTCCGCGGCGCCGTAGCCGGTGACCCGCTCGAAGGTGGGGTTGACGTACTCGATGGTGCCGTCGGTGTCGGTGACGTACACCGAGTGGCCCGCCTGCTCGACGGCCTTCCGGAAGGTCCGCAGCTCCTCCTCGGCGCGCTTGCGGGCCATCAGCGCGCCCAGATCGGCCGCCACGTCGGTGACCGCCTCGACCAGTTCCTCGTCGGCGGCCCGCCGTTCCCGGAGGAAGAAGGTCAGCACGGCCACGACGCCGTCGTCGGTCCGGATCGGGACCCCGAGCGCCGCCTGGAGGCCGACCGACTCGGCGGTGTCCGTCCGGTGGAACGTCGACTCGGGGACCGCCGAGGCGTCGGGGATCCACTCGGCGGACTCGCTCGCCCAGACGCGACCCGGGAGCCCCTCGTCGGCGTCGAAGGTCACGTCGCTGCTGGCCCGCAGGAACGGGGCCAGCCGCTCCGACGCGGCGTGGCCGACGAGGTGTTCGAGGCGGTCGCCGTCGGCGGCGGGCACCCACGCCTCGCCGTAGGCCCACCGCGTGCGCGCACAGACCGCTTCGAGGGTGGTCTCGACGCCCTCGCGGAAGCCGTCGGCGTCGGCGATCGCGTGGTTGACCGTCGCCAGCAGCTCGCGCTCGTCGGCCAGCCGCTTGCGGTCGGTCCGGTCGCGCAGCCGCAGGTCGAACCCCGCGATCCCTCCCTCGGCGTCCCGCCGAGCGGTGGCCGAGACGCCGGCCCAGAAGTCGCTCCCGTCCCGGCGCAGCCGCCACCCCTCGGTCTCGACCACTCCGTCGGTCCGCGCGCCGTCGAGCGTCTCTCCGGGGTCGGCCGCGGCGTCGTCGGGGTACAGCAGCGACAGGTCCGCGCCGACGGCCTCGGCGGCCGACCAGCCCGTCAGCGCCTCGGCGCCCGCGCTCCAGCCCGCGATCCGACCGTCGGCGTCGAGCGCGACGCGGGCGGTGTCCTCGTTGGGCGCGACGCGCTCGGCGTCGTCGTCCCGCGCGGCCAGGTCCGTCCGCTCGCCCCGCGTGAGCCGCACGACGACCCGCTGGCCGTCGGCGGGGCTGACCGTGGCGACGACACCGCCGCCGGCCGCGCCGGCCGCGCCGGTGGCCGCCCCGGCGGACGTTCTCCCGTCCGCCGCGCGCCACGCGACCCGCCGTTC
The window above is part of the Halosimplex rubrum genome. Proteins encoded here:
- a CDS encoding winged helix-turn-helix domain-containing protein — encoded protein: MSEGRERAFLDAVGDEDCKTILDAVRAEAKTIPELSEECNIPLSTAYRKVNRLQEADLVAEKNRLPEDCRPKNVYELCFDGAVVTMGEEGFAVEFAGESSEPTAYDRIADRPRSAVGSD
- a CDS encoding PAS domain S-box protein, giving the protein MTGNGSRPETDGTNRDGYAVDGADARATLDAVASATAAGVLVVEDERVSFADASVERYLGREPADLTGESVETVLPDRAVAAVAAVADGGDERRVAWRAADGRTSAGAATGAAGAAGGGVVATVSPADGQRVVVRLTRGERTDLAARDDDAERVAPNEDTARVALDADGRIAGWSAGAEALTGWSAAEAVGADLSLLYPDDAAADPGETLDGARTDGVVETEGWRLRRDGSDFWAGVSATARRDAEGGIAGFDLRLRDRTDRKRLADERELLATVNHAIADADGFREGVETTLEAVCARTRWAYGEAWVPAADGDRLEHLVGHAASERLAPFLRASSDVTFDADEGLPGRVWASESAEWIPDASAVPESTFHRTDTAESVGLQAALGVPIRTDDGVVAVLTFFLRERRAADEELVEAVTDVAADLGALMARKRAEEELRTFRKAVEQAGHSVYVTDTDGTIEYVNPTFERVTGYGAAEAVGADPSILNSGEHDDAFFADLWATIRDGEVWTGEVRNRRKSGEPYVVNQTIAPIVDGSGTIERFVAVNDEVTDQKRRERELRSQRNSLRRIKQIIESLRPINRELARADTREAVDRGVCEGLAASEAYLAAWIGDHNAAADEVAPREWAGVDDDFVEGLDLGIGDESGDDLYRRAVADGEVQAVRDLTTAPSGGPRRERALAHGFQSQAVVPAVYGDSVLGVVTVYSARPDAFDEYERGLLAELGERVGHAINAAENRQLLHTDTVVELEFEVGARDSPTASVAGELGCRLSLDGVAPAAAGYVAYVAVDGARPEAVAEALGERNDVAGARVVEAHGETGVVEVTGGADPVAALVEHGATVRAFETTGEVATVRCETAPRSDVETLITAVEAAGEDTVFAAKRTRDRDVRTVELTRTAVEERLTDRQREALALAYHAGFFASPRHSTGEELADVLGIASPTFYRHVREGTRKVLELLVDAEDAPRRA
- a CDS encoding group I truncated hemoglobin, yielding MTGTTLYDRLGGREGIEAVVDEFYDRLLDDDELGPFFEDADIEMLRRTQADFLCEAAGGPQTYDAAPVREAHLHVPFTEAHIRRAIDVLEATLAAFDVSDDDADRVVQAIAAYEADLLATPADDAGD